A section of the Methanoregula formicica SMSP genome encodes:
- the gdhA gene encoding NADP-specific glutamate dehydrogenase: protein MTSLKNKYLQQVYDGVVKRDPDQKEFHQAVFEVLQSFEPVIKKTPELFENGLLERLVEPERGIQFRVAWVDDKGKTQVNRGYRFQFNSAIGPYKGGLRFHPSVTASIIKFLGFEQIFKNSLTGLPMGGGKGGSDFDPKGKSDAEIMRFCQAFMTELSRHIGADLDVPAGDIGVGGREVGYMFGQYKRIRNEFTGVLTGKGLSFGGSLVRTQATGYGLCYFAQEAMAVMKKESFKGKVTVISGSGNVATYAAEKAMQLGAKVVAMSDSSGYIYDPKGIKLDIVKQIKEVERARISEYAKRVPGSEYHDGCKKIWQVPCKVALPCATQNELDGEDAKVLLKNGVIAVCEGANMPCTPEAAEAFIAAKIVFSPGKASNAGGVATSGLEMCQNSERYSWTAEEVDEKLKGIMVNIFHNSYNASKEYGMEGNLVAGANIAGFLKVANAMKAQGVF from the coding sequence ATGACTTCTTTAAAAAATAAGTACTTACAGCAGGTGTATGACGGGGTCGTCAAGAGAGACCCCGACCAGAAGGAATTCCACCAGGCAGTTTTCGAAGTGCTCCAGTCTTTCGAACCGGTCATCAAGAAGACGCCTGAACTTTTTGAGAACGGACTTCTCGAACGGCTCGTTGAACCCGAGCGGGGCATCCAGTTCCGCGTTGCGTGGGTGGATGACAAGGGCAAGACCCAGGTCAACCGCGGGTACCGCTTCCAGTTCAACTCGGCAATCGGCCCGTACAAGGGAGGTCTCCGGTTCCACCCTTCGGTTACCGCCTCCATCATCAAGTTCCTCGGCTTTGAACAGATCTTCAAGAACAGCCTGACCGGCCTGCCCATGGGTGGCGGCAAGGGTGGCTCCGACTTCGATCCCAAGGGTAAGTCCGATGCCGAGATCATGCGTTTCTGCCAGGCTTTCATGACCGAACTCTCCCGCCACATCGGGGCAGACCTCGATGTTCCCGCAGGTGACATCGGTGTCGGAGGCAGGGAAGTCGGGTACATGTTCGGCCAGTACAAGAGGATCCGGAACGAGTTCACCGGTGTCCTGACCGGCAAGGGACTCTCCTTTGGCGGTTCACTGGTGCGGACCCAGGCTACCGGCTATGGCCTGTGTTACTTTGCGCAGGAAGCGATGGCCGTGATGAAGAAAGAATCCTTCAAGGGGAAGGTCACGGTCATCTCCGGTTCCGGCAATGTGGCTACCTACGCCGCAGAGAAAGCCATGCAGCTTGGGGCCAAGGTTGTTGCAATGTCCGACTCCTCCGGATATATCTATGACCCCAAGGGGATCAAGCTGGATATCGTAAAGCAGATCAAGGAGGTTGAACGGGCACGGATCAGCGAGTATGCCAAGCGTGTCCCGGGCAGTGAATACCATGATGGCTGTAAGAAGATCTGGCAGGTCCCGTGCAAGGTTGCACTCCCGTGCGCAACCCAGAATGAGCTCGATGGCGAGGATGCAAAGGTCCTCTTGAAGAACGGCGTCATCGCGGTCTGCGAAGGCGCAAACATGCCCTGCACGCCCGAAGCGGCTGAGGCATTTATTGCAGCAAAGATCGTTTTCTCTCCCGGAAAAGCCTCCAACGCAGGCGGTGTCGCAACCTCCGGTCTCGAGATGTGCCAGAACTCCGAGCGTTACTCCTGGACAGCCGAGGAGGTCGACGAGAAACTCAAGGGGATCATGGTGAACATCTTCCACAACTCCTACAATGCATCCAAAGAATACGGCATGGAAGGAAACCTCGTTGCCGGTGCAAACATCGCTGGTTTCTTAAAAGTCGCCAACGCCATGAAGGCCCAGGGAGTTTTCTAA
- a CDS encoding P-II family nitrogen regulator — translation MKMIKAIIKPERFEYVKKALEESGFPGMTVTEVQGRGDQKGITLEYRGGHMTVDLLPKIQIEIVVDYDKVERVVTTISEACRTGKVGDGRIFVMPVERAIRIRTGETLEEKPVGGTFGVPASNPPVEFTTSVEDEEMMVWLDLANSQPAKKNGV, via the coding sequence ATGAAAATGATCAAAGCAATCATCAAACCGGAACGGTTTGAGTATGTAAAGAAAGCGCTGGAAGAGAGTGGTTTTCCCGGCATGACCGTGACGGAGGTCCAGGGCCGGGGCGACCAGAAAGGGATCACCCTGGAGTACCGGGGCGGCCACATGACCGTTGATCTCCTGCCCAAGATCCAGATCGAGATCGTGGTTGATTATGACAAGGTCGAACGTGTTGTCACCACGATCTCGGAAGCATGCCGTACCGGAAAGGTGGGAGACGGGCGGATCTTTGTGATGCCGGTTGAACGGGCCATCCGTATTCGGACGGGAGAGACATTAGAGGAAAAACCCGTGGGCGGGACGTTTGGTGTCCCGGCATCCAATCCTCCTGTTGAATTCACGACCAGTGTTGAGGACGAAGAGATGATGGTCTGGCTGGATCTTGCGAATTCACAACCGGCCAAGAAGAATGGGGTGTGA
- a CDS encoding DUF362 domain-containing protein, with the protein MGVNTPRRGVFVVKSPVYFASLRAFSDKEATTEKVRRLFDVAGFSDLIAPQDKTAIKLHFGEVGSDGFISPVYVRQVVEKVRECKGLPFLTDTNTLYLGARSNAVEHIGTAILHGFDYAVAGAPVIIADGLNGKNIHKVNIGKKHFNDVSIAGDIAAADSMIVLSHFKGHIVSGFGGAIKNMAMGCAPPEGKRAQHNARPFTIPEKCTGCASCMKVCPKDAITVKKKKSVIDHELCIGCFECMHACPEHAIDIDWETEIPQFMERMVEYACGAMKGKEKKVGFMNFLIRITPDCDCFPFSDAPIVPDIGILASKDPVAIDAASFDLVNQQQGYRDSLLTTHHHPGEDKFTGVHVQTDGYRQVRYGEEIGMGRRKYELIRI; encoded by the coding sequence ATGGGTGTCAACACTCCCCGCAGGGGAGTGTTCGTAGTGAAGAGTCCCGTGTATTTTGCGAGCCTCCGTGCGTTTTCCGACAAGGAAGCGACAACGGAGAAAGTGCGACGGCTGTTCGATGTGGCCGGGTTTTCCGATCTCATTGCGCCGCAGGACAAGACCGCCATCAAGCTCCATTTCGGCGAGGTGGGGAGCGACGGGTTCATCAGCCCGGTCTATGTCCGGCAGGTTGTGGAGAAGGTCAGGGAGTGTAAAGGCCTGCCGTTTCTCACCGATACTAATACCCTGTACCTGGGGGCACGATCGAACGCTGTCGAGCATATCGGTACTGCAATCCTCCACGGGTTCGATTATGCTGTTGCCGGTGCCCCGGTCATCATTGCAGACGGGCTGAACGGGAAGAACATCCACAAGGTGAATATCGGGAAGAAACATTTCAACGATGTGTCGATTGCCGGGGATATTGCCGCTGCCGACAGCATGATCGTCCTCTCCCACTTCAAGGGCCATATCGTCTCCGGGTTCGGCGGGGCGATCAAGAACATGGCCATGGGTTGTGCACCGCCGGAAGGAAAGCGGGCACAGCACAATGCACGGCCGTTCACGATCCCGGAGAAGTGCACGGGCTGCGCTTCGTGCATGAAGGTCTGCCCGAAAGATGCGATAACCGTGAAGAAGAAAAAGTCCGTTATCGACCACGAGCTCTGCATCGGCTGCTTCGAATGCATGCACGCATGCCCGGAGCATGCGATTGATATTGACTGGGAGACCGAGATCCCGCAGTTCATGGAGCGGATGGTTGAGTACGCGTGCGGGGCAATGAAGGGGAAAGAGAAGAAGGTCGGGTTCATGAATTTCCTGATCCGGATCACGCCGGACTGCGACTGCTTCCCGTTTTCCGATGCGCCAATTGTGCCGGACATCGGCATCCTTGCATCAAAGGACCCGGTAGCAATCGATGCCGCGAGTTTCGATCTCGTGAACCAGCAGCAGGGGTACAGGGACTCGCTCCTCACTACCCACCATCACCCGGGGGAGGACAAGTTCACGGGCGTCCACGTTCAGACGGACGGGTACCGGCAGGTGCGGTATGGCGAGGAGATCGGGATGGGGAGACGGAAGTACGAACTCATCAGGATCTGA
- a CDS encoding ammonium transporter, whose product MALDSGATAWILASTALVMLMTPAVGFFYGGLVRRKNLISMITLSFVAFALVSIQWVVIGYSFAFGSDVSGFIGNLEYLGLNNVTMEPGAFSPVVPGLLFMVFQLVFAAVTMAIVTSGIAERVKFSAYLVFALIWTTIVYDPLAHWVWGGGWAAQFGALDFAGGTVVHISSGFAALALALVIGKRVGFGKYVMEPNNIPLTILGAALLWFGWFGFNAGSAVAANGLAANAFVTTNTAAAAGALAWMLVSWLNGRPSSLGFVSGAVAGLVSITPAAGFVTPMAAIVIGAVGGVFCYCIMLWRIRKGLDESLDAWAIHGMGGLWGALATGIFAVAAVNGASGLIERNVHQFVANAAGALAAVVYAFVVTYILAVAIDKTIGLRVTEEEEYVGLDLSQHGERC is encoded by the coding sequence ATGGCACTAGATTCTGGAGCAACTGCATGGATCCTTGCCTCAACGGCGCTTGTCATGCTGATGACGCCCGCGGTGGGATTCTTTTACGGGGGACTAGTACGCAGGAAAAATCTGATCTCCATGATCACCCTGTCGTTTGTCGCCTTTGCACTGGTAAGTATCCAGTGGGTCGTGATCGGGTACTCGTTTGCGTTTGGATCGGATGTCAGCGGATTCATCGGGAACCTTGAGTACCTGGGATTGAACAACGTGACCATGGAACCCGGAGCATTCAGTCCGGTCGTGCCGGGGCTCCTGTTCATGGTCTTCCAGCTCGTGTTTGCAGCGGTGACGATGGCCATCGTAACTTCGGGCATTGCCGAACGCGTCAAATTCAGCGCATATCTGGTGTTTGCCCTGATCTGGACAACGATTGTCTACGACCCGCTCGCGCACTGGGTGTGGGGTGGCGGCTGGGCGGCACAGTTCGGTGCGCTGGATTTTGCCGGGGGAACGGTAGTCCACATCAGTTCAGGGTTTGCGGCACTAGCGCTTGCACTCGTCATCGGCAAACGCGTGGGCTTTGGCAAGTACGTGATGGAACCCAACAATATCCCGCTGACCATTCTCGGGGCTGCGCTCCTCTGGTTCGGGTGGTTCGGGTTCAATGCCGGCAGCGCGGTTGCGGCAAACGGCCTTGCAGCAAATGCGTTTGTAACAACAAACACGGCAGCAGCAGCGGGTGCGCTTGCCTGGATGCTGGTCAGCTGGCTCAACGGCCGGCCGAGTTCCCTTGGATTCGTCAGCGGTGCAGTTGCAGGGCTCGTCTCGATCACACCGGCAGCGGGGTTCGTGACACCGATGGCAGCAATCGTGATCGGCGCTGTCGGGGGCGTGTTCTGTTACTGCATCATGCTCTGGCGCATCCGGAAAGGTCTTGACGAGAGCCTTGACGCGTGGGCAATCCACGGCATGGGCGGTCTCTGGGGTGCACTTGCAACCGGTATCTTTGCAGTGGCTGCCGTTAACGGTGCATCAGGTCTGATCGAAAGAAACGTGCACCAGTTCGTGGCAAATGCAGCGGGAGCGCTTGCAGCGGTTGTCTACGCATTCGTTGTTACCTACATCCTTGCAGTTGCCATCGACAAGACGATCGGCCTGCGCGTGACGGAAGAAGAAGAGTATGTCGGCCTTGATCTCTCGCAGCACGGTGAGCGCTGCTGA
- a CDS encoding PEP/pyruvate-binding domain-containing protein, translating into MHDRVSTGISGFDRVIDGLRLGDNVVWQVDSIPDYQRMVEPYVMQALKEGRRMVYVRFGSHEPLLQDAAEIQVYHVDPTLGFEHFATEVHTLVEREGKKAFYVFDSLTDLLQYWYSDLMIGNFFRVSCPFLYELDTIAYFAIIRNAHTYGTIAGIRETTQLLLDLYLVNGRIYIHPLKVWQRYSPTMFFPHLIRGNEAVCITASSEVAELFSSVERKGERLDYWTVAFDRAHEALTLPPKQQEPVKRSLMNILIGRPSRMFELCARYFSLADILAIASREVGTGFLGGKSVGMLLARKILEKDGGNRFLHFLEPHDSFYLGSDIFYTYIVQNGWWRLRTKQKTREGYYKYAPDLQEKLLQGMFPNTIREQFMQMLEYFGQSPIIVRSSSLLEDDFGNSFSGKYESVFCANQGSPEERYEAFEKAVRTVYASTMGEDALDYRMTRGLVDQDEQMAILVQRVSGDQYEDDYFPHIAGVGNSSNLYIWDKTMDIDAGMLRLVFGLGTRAVDRTVGDYARIVCLDDPSRLPPMSYGDEKKFSQHMVDVLSLSENAWRNRVLEEFVSYDLKVDRALFMSVDSQTVNRLREIGRTDIKVPYILDFRNLLNETEFPALMKEMLALLSTVYDYPVDIEFTANFKSESNFRVNLLQCRPLQTRGLGRTVELPYLADVNDCIFSGKGNFMGGNVRIPLDFIIYISPQEYLQLSEQDKHAVARQIGVLNSRLKGKNVMLLGPGRWGTTTPMLGVPVRFAEISNMAIIGEVASMEAGFMPELSYGSHFFQDIVESGIFYVAIFDGQKDVVFNAHRILDQENVIAEMSGGNDQLAHVIHVVAASGIEVYSDITTQTVLCK; encoded by the coding sequence ATGCATGACCGGGTAAGCACGGGTATATCTGGTTTCGACCGGGTCATCGATGGCCTCCGGCTCGGGGACAATGTTGTCTGGCAGGTTGATTCGATCCCTGACTACCAGCGGATGGTGGAACCCTATGTTATGCAGGCCCTCAAAGAAGGACGGAGGATGGTGTACGTCCGGTTCGGAAGCCACGAGCCGCTTTTGCAGGATGCAGCGGAGATCCAGGTTTACCACGTTGATCCAACGCTGGGATTCGAGCACTTTGCAACGGAGGTACATACCCTCGTTGAACGCGAAGGGAAGAAGGCATTCTATGTTTTCGACAGCCTGACGGATCTGCTGCAGTACTGGTATTCCGACCTGATGATCGGTAACTTTTTCCGGGTCAGCTGCCCCTTCCTGTACGAACTGGACACGATTGCCTACTTTGCAATTATCCGGAATGCCCATACGTACGGGACCATTGCCGGTATCCGGGAGACAACCCAGCTTCTTCTCGATCTGTATCTCGTGAACGGCAGGATCTATATTCACCCGCTCAAGGTCTGGCAGCGATACTCCCCGACAATGTTCTTCCCGCACCTGATCCGTGGGAACGAGGCCGTCTGCATCACGGCCAGTTCTGAAGTTGCGGAGCTCTTCTCCAGTGTCGAGCGCAAAGGCGAGAGGCTGGATTACTGGACGGTGGCATTTGATCGCGCACACGAAGCCCTTACCCTCCCCCCAAAGCAGCAGGAGCCGGTCAAGCGGTCGCTCATGAACATCCTGATTGGCAGGCCTTCCCGGATGTTTGAACTCTGTGCCCGGTATTTTTCCCTTGCCGATATCCTTGCGATAGCCTCACGGGAAGTCGGGACCGGATTCCTCGGGGGGAAGAGTGTGGGGATGCTGCTTGCACGGAAGATCCTGGAGAAGGACGGGGGTAATCGGTTCCTGCACTTTTTAGAACCGCACGACTCGTTCTACCTGGGATCTGATATCTTCTACACCTATATTGTCCAGAACGGGTGGTGGCGTCTCCGTACGAAACAGAAAACGCGGGAGGGATATTACAAGTATGCACCCGATCTCCAGGAAAAACTCCTGCAGGGTATGTTCCCCAATACAATCCGTGAACAGTTCATGCAGATGCTGGAGTACTTCGGCCAGTCGCCCATCATTGTGCGTTCCAGCTCGCTGCTCGAGGATGATTTCGGGAATTCCTTTTCCGGCAAGTACGAGAGCGTTTTCTGTGCAAACCAGGGAAGTCCTGAAGAACGGTACGAGGCATTTGAAAAAGCCGTCCGCACGGTATATGCCAGCACCATGGGTGAGGACGCTCTCGATTACCGGATGACCCGGGGGCTCGTTGACCAGGACGAGCAGATGGCAATCCTGGTCCAGCGGGTGTCCGGGGACCAGTACGAGGATGACTATTTCCCGCACATTGCCGGTGTGGGCAACTCTTCGAACCTTTACATATGGGACAAAACCATGGATATTGATGCCGGGATGCTGCGGCTGGTTTTCGGGCTCGGCACTCGCGCCGTGGACCGGACTGTCGGCGATTATGCACGGATTGTCTGCCTGGACGATCCGTCGCGCCTGCCCCCGATGAGTTATGGCGATGAAAAAAAATTTTCCCAGCACATGGTCGATGTCCTCTCGCTTTCGGAGAATGCGTGGCGCAACCGGGTACTGGAAGAATTTGTCTCGTATGATCTGAAGGTCGACCGGGCACTCTTCATGAGTGTCGATTCCCAGACAGTGAACCGGCTGCGGGAGATCGGGCGGACTGATATTAAAGTACCTTACATACTTGATTTCAGGAACCTGCTCAACGAGACGGAATTTCCTGCACTGATGAAAGAAATGCTCGCGCTGCTTTCAACCGTATACGACTATCCGGTTGATATCGAGTTCACTGCGAATTTCAAATCGGAAAGCAACTTCCGGGTGAATCTTTTACAGTGTCGTCCGCTCCAGACGAGGGGTCTTGGCCGGACCGTTGAGCTGCCGTACCTTGCTGATGTAAATGACTGCATCTTCTCCGGCAAAGGTAATTTCATGGGAGGGAATGTACGGATTCCGCTCGACTTTATTATCTATATCAGCCCGCAGGAGTATTTGCAGCTCAGCGAGCAGGACAAGCATGCAGTTGCACGGCAGATCGGGGTTCTGAACAGCAGGCTGAAAGGAAAGAATGTGATGCTGCTTGGCCCGGGAAGATGGGGTACAACGACCCCGATGCTGGGGGTGCCGGTGCGATTTGCCGAGATCAGCAACATGGCGATTATCGGGGAGGTGGCCTCAATGGAAGCCGGGTTCATGCCGGAATTATCCTACGGAAGCCATTTCTTCCAGGATATTGTAGAGTCCGGCATATTCTATGTGGCAATTTTCGATGGGCAGAAAGATGTTGTCTTCAACGCCCACCGTATCCTGGATCAGGAAAACGTTATCGCGGAGATGTCGGGCGGGAATGATCAGCTTGCCCATGTCATCCATGTGGTTGCAGCTTCCGGGATTGAAGTTTATTCAGATATCACAACCCAGACTGTCCTTTGTAAATAA
- a CDS encoding YHS domain-containing protein — protein MAIDPICKMTVDEKTAKFTSEYKGKKYYFCAPGCKKKFDSDPAKYAA, from the coding sequence ATGGCAATCGACCCCATCTGCAAGATGACTGTTGACGAGAAGACTGCGAAGTTCACGAGCGAGTACAAGGGGAAGAAGTATTACTTCTGCGCCCCGGGCTGCAAGAAGAAGTTCGACTCCGACCCGGCAAAATACGCAGCGTAA
- a CDS encoding ferritin translates to MLTKSMETALNRQVNREMYSAYLYLAMSAYFETANMKGFATWMRIQAKEEQAHAMKIYDYIIARGGTIALEAIEAPKAKWTSAGKVFEETYAHEQKVTGMINNLVDLAIKEKDHATFEMLQWFVREQVEEEQNASEILSQIKVLGDVVGHLFWLDHQLGKRE, encoded by the coding sequence ATGTTAACGAAGTCTATGGAAACTGCATTAAACCGGCAGGTCAACCGCGAGATGTATTCCGCGTACCTGTACCTGGCAATGTCTGCGTACTTTGAGACCGCAAACATGAAGGGCTTTGCAACATGGATGCGGATCCAGGCAAAGGAGGAGCAGGCCCACGCGATGAAGATCTATGATTACATCATCGCACGCGGTGGCACGATCGCACTCGAAGCAATCGAGGCCCCAAAGGCAAAGTGGACATCGGCCGGGAAGGTCTTCGAAGAGACTTATGCCCACGAGCAGAAGGTCACGGGCATGATCAACAATCTCGTGGACCTTGCCATCAAGGAGAAGGACCACGCAACCTTCGAGATGCTCCAGTGGTTTGTCAGGGAGCAGGTTGAGGAGGAGCAGAATGCCAGCGAGATCCTCTCCCAGATCAAGGTGCTTGGCGATGTTGTCGGCCACCTCTTCTGGCTCGACCACCAGCTTGGCAAGCGGGAATAA
- a CDS encoding DUF2179 domain-containing protein, translating to MAIPLISPELYAWVILPLLIFLARIADVSMETIRVIYISRGIKFLAPIIAFFEIIIWLLAMEVVLKDLSNIVYFMAYAFGFAAGTYVGLVIEERLSIGTVILRIVTTEESTDAIAAFLEAEHFGVTYLDARGSRGNVRMILTLVNRTDVPRITEHIEKTNPNAFFSIEDVRYVNQGVFRPRAQRSLSGIFDSLVHSHKRK from the coding sequence ATGGCAATTCCCCTTATCAGCCCCGAACTCTATGCATGGGTGATCCTCCCCCTCCTCATCTTCCTTGCCCGCATTGCCGATGTGAGCATGGAGACAATACGGGTCATCTACATCTCGCGGGGGATCAAGTTCCTTGCCCCCATCATCGCGTTCTTCGAGATCATTATCTGGCTGCTCGCGATGGAAGTGGTGTTGAAAGACCTCTCGAATATCGTATACTTCATGGCCTATGCATTCGGGTTTGCCGCGGGGACGTATGTCGGGCTCGTGATCGAGGAGCGGCTCTCGATCGGGACGGTGATTTTGAGAATCGTCACGACTGAGGAATCGACCGATGCGATCGCAGCATTCCTTGAGGCAGAACATTTCGGGGTTACATATCTCGATGCACGGGGCTCCCGCGGGAATGTCCGGATGATCCTCACGCTTGTCAACCGCACGGACGTGCCACGGATCACGGAGCACATCGAGAAGACCAACCCCAACGCATTCTTCTCTATCGAGGATGTCCGGTACGTGAACCAGGGCGTGTTCCGGCCCCGGGCACAGAGAAGCCTCTCGGGCATCTTTGATTCCCTTGTCCATTCCCACAAGCGGAAATAA
- a CDS encoding tetratricopeptide repeat protein, producing MALKEAVELAKKGLSYAKRTKYKEALAYYNKALTLDPNYAEGLFLRASALIESGRYMEGLADCDKAISINQNLSEAWSKKALALFYLERIEDALAASTRASTLNANDVTAWYIKGVCLDEMGRGDEAQEAYGKSLELEIILDMHAEAKKIRNQR from the coding sequence ATGGCACTGAAGGAAGCCGTGGAGCTGGCAAAGAAGGGGCTCTCCTATGCAAAGAGGACGAAATACAAAGAGGCGCTCGCCTATTACAACAAGGCTCTCACGCTCGACCCGAACTATGCGGAGGGGCTTTTCCTCCGGGCCTCGGCGCTGATCGAGTCCGGCAGGTACATGGAGGGGCTCGCCGACTGCGACAAGGCCATCTCCATCAACCAGAACCTTTCCGAGGCCTGGTCCAAGAAAGCGCTTGCCCTCTTCTATCTGGAACGGATCGAGGACGCCCTTGCTGCGAGCACCCGGGCGTCCACCCTGAACGCGAACGATGTCACGGCATGGTACATCAAGGGGGTCTGCCTCGACGAGATGGGCCGGGGCGACGAGGCCCAGGAAGCATACGGGAAGTCGCTCGAACTCGAGATCATCCTCGACATGCACGCGGAAGCAAAGAAGATCCGCAACCAGCGATAA
- a CDS encoding P-II family nitrogen regulator, whose product MKTLKLVRALFPPDKITIITAALEENGFFRMLFTPVEGTAKRHSSSFFACRSFRDSNLLPWIQLEMVVDYSRTDELISTLMDTCQARGIDIHIHILPVEKAIFPGNGEIPDDSLAGGSSGITV is encoded by the coding sequence GTGAAGACCCTGAAACTGGTGAGGGCACTCTTCCCGCCTGACAAGATAACGATCATCACCGCAGCGCTGGAAGAGAACGGTTTTTTCCGTATGCTCTTCACACCCGTTGAGGGAACGGCAAAGCGACACTCCTCTTCCTTTTTTGCATGCAGGAGTTTCCGGGATTCAAATCTTTTGCCGTGGATCCAGCTCGAGATGGTTGTTGATTATTCCCGGACGGATGAGCTCATCAGCACCCTTATGGACACCTGCCAGGCGCGGGGGATTGACATTCACATCCACATACTGCCGGTGGAAAAAGCAATCTTTCCGGGAAACGGGGAAATCCCCGACGACTCCCTGGCAGGCGGTTCCTCCGGAATCACGGTTTGA